In one window of Pseudomonadota bacterium DNA:
- the cysM gene encoding cysteine synthase CysM has translation MPFPSIESFVGNTPLVRLQRLPGETTNVILAKLEGDNPAGSVKDRPALSMIRRAEERGEIRPGDTLIEATSGNTGIALALVAAIKGYRMVLIMPEHMSVERRAAMRAYGAEIILTPAVGSMEAAIDLAQEMEREGRGKVLDQFSNPDNPRAHYEGTGPEIWRATEGRVTHFVSSMGTTGTIMGTSRFLKEKNPGVRIVGVQPQAGACIPGIRRWPPEYLPKIYEPARVDRIIDVSQEEAESLTRSLAAQEGIFAGTSSGGAVAAALRLARELQHAVIVTVICDRGDRYLSTELFPSS, from the coding sequence ATGCCGTTCCCCAGCATCGAATCCTTTGTCGGCAACACTCCGTTGGTGCGCCTGCAGCGATTGCCGGGCGAGACCACGAACGTGATCTTGGCTAAGCTCGAAGGCGATAATCCCGCCGGTTCCGTGAAGGATCGTCCGGCCCTGAGCATGATCCGGCGCGCGGAGGAGCGCGGCGAGATCAGACCGGGCGACACACTTATTGAAGCCACCAGCGGGAACACCGGGATCGCACTGGCCTTGGTCGCCGCCATCAAGGGCTACCGGATGGTGCTGATCATGCCCGAGCACATGAGCGTCGAGCGGCGCGCGGCCATGCGAGCCTATGGGGCCGAGATTATTCTGACGCCGGCGGTAGGAAGCATGGAAGCCGCGATTGACTTGGCACAGGAAATGGAGCGAGAAGGCCGCGGGAAAGTCCTTGACCAATTTTCCAATCCCGACAATCCGCGCGCCCATTACGAAGGCACGGGGCCCGAGATCTGGCGTGCGACCGAGGGCCGGGTCACGCATTTCGTGAGCTCCATGGGCACGACGGGAACGATCATGGGAACGTCCCGCTTTCTTAAGGAAAAGAACCCCGGGGTCCGGATCGTCGGAGTGCAACCTCAGGCCGGAGCCTGCATTCCGGGGATCCGCCGTTGGCCGCCGGAGTATCTGCCCAAGATCTACGAACCCGCGCGCGTAGACCGGATCATCGACGTGAGCCAGGAAGAGGCCGAATCCTTAACCCGGAGCTTGGCGGCGCAGGAGGGTATTTTCGCGGGGACATCATCGGGCGGAGCGGTCGCCGCCGCATTGCGCCTCGCGCGCGAGCTGCAGCATGCCGTGATCGTCACCGTCATCTGCGATCGCGGGGATCGCTATTTGTCCACTGAGCTTTTCCCGAGCAGTTGA